In Citrus sinensis cultivar Valencia sweet orange chromosome 2, DVS_A1.0, whole genome shotgun sequence, a single genomic region encodes these proteins:
- the LOC102612842 gene encoding glutamate decarboxylase-like, with product MVLSKTFSESDESIHSTFASRYVRNSLPRFTMPENSIPKEAAYQIINDELMLDGNPRLNLASFVTTWMEPECDKLMMAAINKNYVDMDEYPVTTELQNRCVNIIARLFNAPLEDSETAVGVGTVGSSEAIMLAGLAFKRKWQNKRKAEGKPFDKPNIVTGANVQVCWEKFARYFEVELKEVKLSEGYYVMDPAKAVEMVDENTICVAAILGSTLNGEFEDVKLLNDLLTEKNKETGWDTPIHVDAASGGFIAPFLYPELEWDFRLPLVKSINVSGHKYGLVYAGIGWVVWRNKEDLPEELIFHINYLGADQPTFTLNFSKGSSQVIAQYYQLIRLGFEGYRNVMENCHENAMVLKEGLEKTGRFNIVSKDEGVPLVAFSLKDNKRHDEFEVAELLRRFGWIVPAYTMPADAQHITVLRVVIREDFSRTLAERLVLDITKVLHELDSLPSKVLVPASEQNGRNGKKTEIETQREVTTYWRKFVSERKANNKNKIC from the exons ATGGTTCTTTCAAAGACATTTTCCGAATCCGATGAGTCAATTCACTCCACCTTTGCCTCTCGCTACGTCCGAAACTCTCTTCCTCg GTTCACGATGCCGGAGAACTCGATACCGAAGGAGGCGGCGTACCAGATCATAAACGACGAGCTGATGCTCGACGGGAATCCAAGATTGAACTTGGCTTCCTTCGTCACAACGTGGATGGAGCCTGAATGTGACAAGCTTATGATGGCTGCCATTAACAAGAACTACGTTGACATGGATGAGTATCCTGTCACCACCGAGCTTCag AATCGATGTGTGAACATTATAGCCCGACTGTTCAATGCTCCACTGGAGGACTCCGAGACGGCTGTCGGAGTTGGAACCGTAGGATCATCGGAAGCCATAATGTTGGCCGGCCTTGCATTCAAAAGAAAGTGGCAGAACAAGCGCAAGGCTGAAGGAAAGCCCTTTGACAAACCCAACATTGTCACTGGAGCGAACGTTCAG GTCTGCTGGGAGAAATTTGCAAGGTATTTTGAGGTGGAGTTGAAGGAAGTGAAGCTGTCGGAAGGCTACTACGTGATGGACCCAGCCAAAGCTGTAGAAATGGTGGATGAAAACACTATCTGTGTTGCTGCTATTCTGGGTTCTACTCTCAATGGAGAATTTGAAGATGTCAAGCTCTTGAACGACCTTTTGACAGAGAAGAACAAGGAAACAGG ATGGGATACTCCAATTCATGTTGATGCTGCTAGTGGTGGCTTCATTGCACCATTTTTGTACCCAGAGCTTGAATGGGACTTCCGCTTGCCGCTGGTGAAGAGTATTAATGTTAGTGGCCACAAGTACGGGCTTGTGTATGCTGGTATTGGTTGGGTTGTTTGGAGAAACAAAGAAGACTTGCCTGAAGAACTCATCTTCCACATCAATTACCTAGGAGCTGATCAACCCACCTTCACCCTCAATTTTTCTAAAG GTTCTAGCCAAGTAATTGCTCAGTACTACCAACTAATCCGCTTAGGTTTTGAGGGATACCGCAATGTGATGGAGAATTGTCACGAAAATGCAATGGTGCTGAAAGAAGGACTAGAGAAAACCGGCCGCTTCAACATTGTGTCAAAGGACGAAGGGGTTCCGTTGGTGGCATTTTCTCTCAAGGACAACAAACGCCACGATGAATTCGAAGTGGCCGAATTGCTGCGCCGTTTTGGTTGGATTGTGCCAGCGTACACCATGCCCGCTGACGCTCAGCACATCACCGTGTTACGTGTCGTCATCAGGGAAGACTTCTCTCGCACACTTGCCGAGCGCCTTGTGCTCGACATCACAAAAGTGCTTCATGAGCTTGATTCGCTTCCTTCAAAAGTGCTTGTACCTGCTTCTGAACAGAATGGAAGGAATGGAAAGAAGACTGAAATTGAGACTCAGAGGGAAGTCACTACTTACTGGAGGAAATTCGTCTCCGAAAGGAAAGctaataacaagaataaaatttgttaa
- the LOC102613429 gene encoding protein XRI1-like, whose amino-acid sequence MGELHSMAYSSSLHGSSLLSWDLQNLGVFNADMSLVMDESAPFVSPLLDRSDDLSTGYLEDALVEYSERSKRRRLLLFSDDDDDDRQTNIISKDFAMSCWNNSNSSSWGLSENFSCMSQIPSFNGVSDELRMSTSVSRVSNEEANFVPAEIKTPEEINSSAIEALDSSSSANKTRSIFDKDALPFSAGVDDDEKRKKRVVTRVVYPFALVKPGGKEGDVTLHDINERILMPPTRPVRHPVGDFACRPCVSADGPGLSGKAVVALTRIHTQGSGTITIIRTKG is encoded by the exons ATGGGTGAGCTTCACTCCATGGCTTACTCAAGCAGCCTCCATGGCTCTTCTCTCCTCAGTTGGGATCTTCAAAACCTTGGAGTTTTCAACGCAGACATGTCCTTAG TTATGGATGAAAGTGCGCCATTTGTCTCTCCTCTGTTGGATCGGTCTGATGATTTGTCAACTGGGTATTTGGAAGATGCATTGGTTGAGTACAGTGAGCGGTCCAAAAGAAGAAGGTTGCTGTTGTTTAGTGACGATGATGACGATGACCGTCAAACAAATATCATCTCTAAGGATTTTGCcatg TCCTGCTGGAATAATTCGAACAGCAGCAGCTGGGGCCTGTCTGAGAATTTTAGTTGCATGAGCCAGATACCAAGCTTTAATGGAGTTTCAG ATGAACTGCGCATGAGCACATCAGTGAGCAGAGTCAGTAACGAGGAAGCAAACTTCGTACCAGCCGAGATCAAGACACCGGAAGAGATAAATTCATCCGCCATTGAGGCTCTTGATTCGTCATCATCAGCTAATAAAACCAGGTCCATTTTCGACAAAGACGCTCTACCCTTTTCAGCTG gcGTTGACGACgatgaaaagagaaagaagagggTGGTTACGAGAGTGGTGTATCCATTTGCACTGGTGAAGCCAGGGGGCAAAGAAGGAGACGTGACGTTACACGACATTAACGAGAGAATTCTGATGCCGCCGACGAGGCCGGTGAGGCATCCGGTGGGGGATTTTGCTTGCAGGCCATGTGTTTCTGCTGATGGTCCAGGCCTTTCTGGGAAAGCTGTGGTTGCCCTTACAAGGATTCACACTCAAGGGAGTGGCACAATCACTATCATTAGAACCAAAGGTTAG
- the LOC102613139 gene encoding non-specific lipid-transfer protein 4, protein MVNSSMKTCFVALFVFLLVSETLIEETDAAGECGRTPIRSAAASLTPCLGAARNGRAKPPPICCSKLGALIRTAPRCLCAVLLSPLAKQAGIKPAIAISIPKRCNLRRPVGKKCERYTIP, encoded by the exons ATGGTGAATTCTAGCATGAAGACTTGCTTTGTCGCTTTGTTTGTGTTCTTGCTGGTTTCTGAAACTCTGATTGAGGAAACTGATGCGGCAGGAGAGTGTGGGAGGACTCCGATACGGTCGGCGGCGGCGAGCTTGACCCCCTGCTTGGGTGCGGCCCGAAATGGCAGGGCTAAGCCGCCGCCAATATGCTGCTCAAAACTCGGTGCTTTAATAAGAACCGCCCCAAGGTGTCTTTGTGCCGTCTTATTGTCACCCTTGGCAAAGCAAGCTGGAATCAAGCCTGCCATTGCTATTTCAATTCCTAAACGATGCAACCTCAGGAGACCCGTTGGAAAGAAATGTGAAA GGTACACAATTCCATGA